A single Agrococcus sp. ARC_14 DNA region contains:
- a CDS encoding helix-turn-helix domain-containing protein — MPETPAKPETTGSQTLSRGLTALSLLADHGSQTIQSLAALLGVHRSVAYRLVRTLEEHRLVVRDAAGLLSLGPQLVILARDVEHDLQSASLPHLQQLADELGMTAFLTVRDGDDAVTLVTAVPRGVNASVAQHPGHRHPIALGAPGIALQAMLSDAAWRELGHDEPMHPAVEDVRTQGFAVSANEVIQGITSVGAPIRARRSTDASVAVVTVGEPDTAQLGAAVQRVARAIEADLR, encoded by the coding sequence ATGCCCGAGACGCCCGCCAAGCCGGAGACCACCGGCTCGCAGACCCTCTCCCGCGGCCTGACCGCGCTGTCGCTCCTCGCCGATCACGGCAGCCAGACGATCCAGTCGCTCGCCGCCCTGCTGGGCGTGCACCGCTCGGTCGCCTACCGGCTGGTGCGCACGCTCGAGGAGCACCGCCTCGTCGTGCGCGATGCCGCGGGGCTCCTCTCGCTCGGCCCGCAGCTCGTCATCCTCGCCCGCGACGTCGAGCACGACCTGCAGTCGGCATCCCTCCCCCACCTGCAGCAGCTCGCCGACGAGCTCGGCATGACCGCCTTCCTCACGGTGCGCGACGGCGACGACGCCGTCACCCTCGTGACGGCCGTGCCCCGCGGGGTCAACGCATCCGTCGCCCAGCATCCCGGCCACCGGCACCCGATCGCACTGGGCGCCCCCGGCATCGCGCTGCAGGCCATGCTCAGCGACGCCGCGTGGCGCGAGCTCGGGCACGACGAGCCGATGCACCCTGCGGTCGAGGATGTGCGCACGCAGGGCTTCGCCGTGAGCGCGAACGAGGTCATCCAGGGCATCACATCGGTGGGCGCACCGATCAGGGCACGCAGGTCGACGGATGCGTCGGTCGCGGTGGTCACGGTCGGCGAGCCCGACACGGCGCAGCTGGGTGCCGCCGTGCAGCGGGTCGCAAGGGCGATCGAGGCCGACCTGCGCTAG
- a CDS encoding SDR family oxidoreductase: protein MSCAIVTGGGTGIGRAVAQQLAREGWAVIITGRRAEPLDETAALAPERIRAVVADASDTQAMDAVVRAALEVGPLGALVTSAGGHGYSSVAETTDEEWASSLQANLSTAFVACRAALPALADGGGSIVIVSSLAGLRAAPETTGYTVGKHALLGLMRQIARDGGRSGVRANAVCPGWVRTPMADAEMAVLVEQGRAATVDEAYAIVTRDVPLGRPAEPEEVAALVSFLAGPASSYLTGSTILVDGGAHIVDVPTLAFQ, encoded by the coding sequence ATGAGCTGCGCGATCGTCACCGGCGGCGGCACCGGCATCGGCCGTGCCGTCGCCCAGCAGCTCGCCCGTGAGGGCTGGGCCGTCATCATCACCGGTCGCCGAGCGGAGCCGCTCGACGAGACCGCGGCGCTCGCACCGGAGCGCATCCGCGCCGTCGTGGCCGACGCATCCGACACTCAGGCGATGGATGCGGTCGTGCGGGCCGCGCTCGAGGTCGGTCCGCTCGGCGCGCTCGTCACGAGCGCCGGCGGGCACGGGTACTCCTCGGTCGCCGAGACCACCGACGAGGAGTGGGCGTCGTCGCTGCAGGCGAACCTGTCGACCGCGTTCGTCGCCTGCCGGGCGGCGCTGCCGGCGCTGGCCGACGGCGGCGGCTCGATCGTCATCGTCTCGTCGCTCGCGGGGCTGCGCGCGGCGCCCGAGACCACCGGCTACACCGTCGGCAAGCACGCGCTGCTGGGCCTGATGCGGCAGATCGCCCGCGACGGCGGCCGCAGCGGCGTGCGCGCCAACGCCGTCTGCCCAGGGTGGGTGCGGACGCCCATGGCCGACGCGGAGATGGCCGTCCTCGTCGAGCAGGGGCGCGCCGCGACCGTCGACGAGGCGTACGCGATCGTCACGCGCGACGTGCCGCTCGGCCGGCCGGCAGAGCCCGAGGAGGTCGCAGCGCTCGTGAGCTTCCTCGCCGGCCCGGCGAGCTCCTACCTGACCGGCTCGACGATCCTGGTCGACGGTGGCGCACACATCGTGGACGTGCCGACGCTCGCCTTCCAGTAG
- a CDS encoding MBL fold metallo-hydrolase, with product MRVTKREHACIVLDDEGQQLIIDPGNQTGPVSAAGLVAIVITHEHADHWDAEHLTALRAANPNVPIYGPAGVAAAAEGFDVTVVEAGERVTAGPFRLRFFGGEHAEIHRSFPLVDNLGVLVNERFYYPGDSYATPDVPVELLATPAGAPWLKIGDVMDFVVEVAPRATFAVHDAPLSEMGLGMAHARIEGAVAEGGGEHHRLTPGDSIEF from the coding sequence ATGCGAGTGACCAAGCGAGAGCACGCGTGCATCGTCCTCGATGACGAAGGGCAGCAGCTCATCATCGACCCGGGCAACCAGACGGGCCCTGTCTCGGCGGCCGGCCTCGTCGCCATCGTCATCACCCACGAGCACGCTGACCACTGGGATGCCGAGCACCTGACGGCGCTCCGCGCAGCCAACCCGAACGTGCCGATCTACGGCCCCGCCGGCGTCGCCGCGGCGGCCGAGGGCTTCGACGTCACCGTCGTCGAGGCGGGCGAGCGGGTGACCGCGGGCCCGTTCCGGCTGCGCTTCTTCGGCGGCGAGCACGCCGAGATCCACCGCTCCTTCCCGCTCGTCGACAACCTCGGCGTGCTCGTGAACGAGCGCTTCTACTACCCGGGCGACTCCTACGCGACGCCCGACGTGCCGGTCGAGCTGCTTGCGACCCCGGCGGGCGCGCCGTGGCTGAAGATCGGCGACGTGATGGACTTCGTGGTCGAGGTCGCGCCCCGGGCGACCTTCGCCGTGCACGACGCCCCGCTCTCGGAGATGGGGCTGGGGATGGCCCACGCCCGCATCGAGGGCGCGGTCGCGGAGGGCGGCGGCGAGCACCACCGCCTGACGCCGGGCGACTCGATCGAGTTCTGA
- a CDS encoding primary-amine oxidase, with the protein MPDTTHTHGARDSHLTEATHPLDALTPGEIDRVRAALDTAGELQSDTRFPLQVLLDPPKAQLAAWQPGQPLGRRVQTTLLDTATGRVREATVALDDMRVEAVETLPTAEAPYGQPPYLFEEYEVVDRVVKADAGWREAMEARGLTEWERALVVPLAPGQFGEADEVGKRMMRSLTFMSPAEGDNPWSFPVEGLVLMVNVTEQRVVKLIDERHVPIPVLEGANYDDAAVGERRTSLKPLEITMPEGPSFSVDGGEVTWEQWRFRVGFSMREGLVLHQLGWQDGDELRPVLHRASVPEMVVPYGDTSESRRWISYFDAGEYNLGKNANSLQLGCDCLGAIHYFDAHVAADTGEAITIPRAICMHEEDDGVLWKHRELDGETTHGRRSRRLVISYWATVGNYDYGFFWYLYLDGSIQFEAKATGIVFAGADEPGSIQPHATEMAPGLFAPIHQHIFCARLDFDIDGTDNYVDQVDLVRMPMGAVNPWGNAFGYRRDRVAEASGLLGDGALGRTWHVGSSSRTNAVGRPTEFQLIPEARATLMADPDATVSARAAFATKHLWVTAHRDDDIYPAGRYPNQHSGGAGLPASVEAGGAVDGDDLVVWHAFGLTHIPRPEDWPIMPVDAAGFWVKPYGFLDRNPALDVPEAGRGCGCAGDSCTCGHDRGHDGHSGHRAEQGHDGHDGDDGDDHVAVR; encoded by the coding sequence ATGCCCGACACCACGCACACGCACGGCGCGCGCGACTCGCACCTGACCGAGGCGACGCATCCGCTCGACGCCCTGACGCCCGGCGAGATCGACCGCGTGCGCGCGGCGCTCGACACGGCCGGCGAGCTGCAGTCCGACACGCGCTTCCCGCTGCAGGTGCTGCTCGACCCTCCGAAGGCGCAGCTCGCGGCGTGGCAGCCGGGGCAGCCCCTCGGCCGGCGGGTGCAGACGACGCTGCTCGACACCGCGACCGGCCGCGTGCGCGAGGCGACCGTCGCGCTCGACGACATGCGCGTCGAGGCCGTCGAGACGCTGCCGACCGCCGAGGCTCCCTACGGGCAGCCGCCCTATCTGTTCGAGGAGTACGAGGTCGTCGACCGGGTGGTGAAGGCGGATGCCGGCTGGCGCGAGGCGATGGAGGCCCGCGGGCTCACCGAGTGGGAGCGGGCGCTCGTCGTGCCGCTCGCGCCCGGCCAGTTCGGCGAGGCAGACGAGGTCGGCAAGCGCATGATGCGCTCGCTCACGTTCATGTCGCCTGCCGAGGGCGACAATCCGTGGTCGTTCCCGGTCGAGGGACTCGTGCTGATGGTGAACGTGACCGAGCAGCGCGTCGTGAAGCTGATCGACGAGCGGCACGTGCCGATCCCCGTGCTCGAGGGCGCGAACTACGACGACGCTGCGGTCGGCGAGCGCCGCACCTCGCTGAAGCCGCTCGAGATCACGATGCCCGAGGGGCCGAGCTTCTCGGTCGACGGCGGCGAGGTCACGTGGGAGCAGTGGCGGTTCCGGGTGGGCTTCTCGATGCGCGAGGGCCTCGTGCTGCACCAGCTGGGCTGGCAGGACGGCGACGAGCTGCGACCCGTGCTGCATCGCGCGAGCGTGCCCGAGATGGTGGTGCCGTACGGCGACACGAGCGAGAGCCGGCGCTGGATCAGCTACTTCGACGCCGGCGAGTACAACCTCGGCAAGAATGCCAACTCGCTGCAGCTCGGCTGCGACTGCCTGGGCGCCATCCACTACTTCGACGCGCACGTCGCCGCTGACACCGGCGAGGCCATCACCATCCCGCGCGCGATCTGCATGCACGAAGAGGACGACGGGGTGCTCTGGAAGCACCGCGAGCTCGACGGCGAGACGACCCACGGGCGACGATCGCGTCGGCTCGTGATCTCGTACTGGGCCACGGTCGGCAACTACGACTACGGCTTCTTCTGGTACCTCTACCTCGACGGCTCCATCCAGTTCGAGGCCAAGGCGACCGGCATCGTCTTCGCCGGCGCCGACGAGCCGGGCAGCATCCAGCCGCACGCGACCGAGATGGCACCGGGACTGTTCGCGCCCATCCATCAGCACATCTTCTGCGCGCGCCTCGACTTCGACATCGACGGCACCGACAACTACGTCGACCAGGTCGATCTGGTGCGCATGCCGATGGGTGCGGTGAACCCCTGGGGCAACGCCTTCGGCTACCGACGTGATCGCGTCGCCGAGGCGAGCGGGCTGCTCGGCGATGGTGCGCTGGGCCGCACCTGGCACGTCGGCTCGTCCAGCCGCACGAACGCGGTCGGACGCCCCACCGAGTTCCAGCTCATCCCCGAGGCGCGGGCGACGCTGATGGCCGACCCCGACGCGACGGTCTCAGCGCGCGCGGCATTCGCCACGAAGCACCTGTGGGTGACGGCGCACCGCGACGACGACATCTACCCGGCAGGCCGCTACCCCAACCAGCACAGCGGCGGCGCGGGGCTCCCCGCCTCGGTCGAGGCCGGGGGCGCCGTCGACGGCGACGATCTCGTGGTCTGGCACGCGTTCGGCCTCACGCACATCCCCCGCCCCGAGGACTGGCCGATCATGCCGGTCGACGCCGCGGGCTTCTGGGTCAAGCCCTACGGCTTCCTCGACCGAAATCCGGCCCTCGACGTGCCTGAGGCGGGTCGCGGATGCGGCTGCGCCGGCGACTCGTGCACGTGCGGTCACGACCGAGGGCACGACGGGCACAGCGGGCACCGGGCCGAGCAGGGCCATGACGGCCACGACGGCGATGACGGCGATGACCACGTCGCGGTGCGCTGA
- a CDS encoding sulfite exporter TauE/SafE family protein, with protein MIDPLTLLLYAAALFVASVAQRVVGLGFGLVMGPVSAIVAGPIAAVPLNCIFGIVACGLMIPGVWRDIDWRRMAWLLAPAIPASIAGLLIARMVPTDALRIAIGIIAILGVLVSVVFHRSRHTLDGPTTRIATGVAIGGFNAAVGVGAPLVGMYSLVSRWEPRVMAATMQPFWVGLNVTTLVERQLLVPDGFPEWPWWAWLGASAATAIGTLFAHRIAHRVSATAARTTIIVLSIVGGAVVIVTGIVGLLAG; from the coding sequence GTGATCGATCCGCTCACGCTACTGCTCTACGCGGCGGCGCTCTTCGTGGCGAGCGTCGCGCAGCGCGTCGTGGGCCTGGGCTTCGGCCTCGTCATGGGCCCGGTCTCGGCGATCGTCGCCGGACCGATCGCAGCCGTGCCGCTCAACTGCATCTTCGGGATCGTCGCCTGCGGGCTGATGATCCCCGGCGTCTGGCGCGACATCGACTGGCGTCGCATGGCCTGGCTGCTCGCGCCCGCGATCCCCGCCAGCATCGCGGGGCTGCTCATCGCACGGATGGTGCCGACGGATGCGCTGCGCATCGCGATCGGCATCATCGCGATCCTGGGCGTGCTGGTCTCCGTCGTCTTCCATCGCAGCCGGCACACCCTCGACGGGCCGACCACCCGCATCGCGACGGGCGTCGCGATCGGCGGCTTCAACGCGGCCGTCGGCGTCGGGGCACCGCTGGTGGGGATGTACTCGCTCGTCAGCCGCTGGGAGCCGCGCGTGATGGCCGCGACGATGCAGCCCTTCTGGGTGGGCCTGAACGTCACGACGCTCGTCGAGCGGCAGCTGCTGGTGCCGGATGGGTTCCCGGAGTGGCCGTGGTGGGCGTGGCTGGGCGCGAGCGCGGCGACCGCGATCGGCACGCTCTTCGCGCATCGGATCGCCCATCGCGTCTCGGCCACCGCCGCGCGCACGACGATCATCGTGCTCTCGATCGTCGGGGGCGCGGTCGTCATCGTGACCGGCATCGTCGGCCTGCTCGCCGGCTGA
- a CDS encoding molybdenum cofactor biosynthesis F family protein: MSEFISVGDLGRGMEVHGDVLPGVDSLAGRVLELEGERVAFGDDGTADLGGARGSVHVTSIRPGVLLARQLSGDRGFELLVLADGGFTRVSVLLPDAATARESAWTRVQRGDEPTGVRAVFRHGELEEGGRVHAPTRELVGMRNRYTYSPTESYEHIYLSEHRYTWHCLSGVEAGLADTDACDAIRVADGLVLFVWREKIVPTLGAVLIDLQELRTDGAIFGDDAFEAGRATAFPVGSRFEIANTTSYLVEGPQG; this comes from the coding sequence ATGAGCGAGTTCATCTCGGTCGGGGATCTCGGGCGCGGCATGGAGGTGCACGGCGACGTGCTGCCCGGGGTCGACAGCCTGGCGGGCCGCGTGCTGGAGCTCGAAGGCGAGCGCGTCGCATTCGGCGATGACGGCACGGCCGACCTGGGTGGAGCGCGCGGGAGCGTGCACGTCACCTCGATCCGGCCCGGCGTGCTGCTCGCCAGGCAGCTCTCGGGCGACCGAGGCTTCGAGCTGCTGGTGCTCGCGGACGGCGGCTTCACCCGTGTGTCGGTGCTGCTGCCCGACGCGGCGACGGCGCGGGAGAGCGCCTGGACGCGCGTGCAGCGCGGCGACGAGCCGACCGGGGTGCGCGCCGTGTTCCGGCACGGCGAGCTCGAGGAGGGCGGGCGGGTCCATGCCCCCACGCGCGAGCTGGTCGGCATGCGCAACCGCTACACGTACTCCCCGACCGAGTCCTACGAGCACATCTACCTCTCGGAGCATCGCTACACCTGGCACTGCCTCTCGGGCGTCGAGGCAGGGCTGGCGGACACCGACGCGTGCGACGCCATCCGGGTCGCAGACGGCCTCGTGCTGTTCGTCTGGCGGGAGAAGATCGTGCCGACGCTCGGCGCCGTGCTGATCGACCTGCAGGAGCTGCGCACCGACGGCGCCATCTTCGGCGACGATGCGTTCGAGGCCGGCAGGGCGACGGCCTTCCCGGTCGGCAGCCGCTTCGAGATCGCGAACACGACCTCCTACCTCGTGGAGGGCCCGCAGGGATGA
- a CDS encoding diacylglycerol kinase family protein, producing MHVVVASNPGARIGRSEPVGALVAARLADLGHEVQHVAAVDFAGRLEQTRFAMIQADVLVVVGGDGMVHLGVNIVGGTSKRLLVVPTGSGDDIARTLELGSTAHAIETLEAALASEPDRIDLVRIEHPDGVTLAAGIVSIGFDADVTVRSSRFTKVPSRLRSQAAILATLLRPRHRTVAVRLGGGAEQTRRTLLAAISNNRSLGGGIPIAPSADLRDGRLTAVLADELSYPRFLWLLGKVLRGRHEADPRIHIVECETAELASDEHLIVCADGEIVGRLPARCSVMPGALQVLHAV from the coding sequence GTGCACGTGGTCGTCGCCTCGAATCCCGGCGCCCGCATCGGGCGCTCCGAGCCGGTCGGCGCGCTCGTCGCCGCCCGCCTCGCCGACCTCGGCCACGAGGTGCAGCACGTCGCCGCCGTCGACTTCGCCGGCCGGCTGGAGCAGACGCGCTTCGCCATGATCCAGGCGGATGTGCTCGTCGTCGTCGGTGGGGACGGCATGGTGCACCTCGGGGTCAACATCGTCGGCGGCACCTCGAAGCGTCTGCTCGTGGTGCCCACCGGCAGCGGCGACGACATCGCCAGGACGCTGGAGCTCGGCTCGACAGCGCACGCCATCGAGACGCTCGAGGCGGCGTTGGCGAGCGAGCCAGATCGCATCGACCTCGTGCGCATCGAGCACCCGGACGGCGTCACGCTCGCGGCCGGCATCGTCTCCATCGGCTTCGACGCCGACGTCACGGTGCGCTCGTCTCGGTTCACGAAGGTGCCCAGCAGGCTGCGATCTCAGGCAGCGATCCTCGCGACGCTGCTGCGCCCGAGGCACCGCACCGTCGCGGTCAGGCTCGGCGGGGGTGCCGAGCAGACCCGGCGAACGCTCCTCGCGGCGATCTCGAACAATCGCAGCCTCGGCGGTGGCATCCCGATCGCGCCCAGCGCCGATCTGCGTGACGGCAGGCTCACGGCCGTGCTCGCAGACGAGCTCTCCTACCCGCGCTTCCTCTGGCTGCTGGGCAAGGTCCTGCGCGGCCGCCACGAGGCCGACCCGCGCATCCACATCGTCGAGTGCGAGACCGCCGAGCTGGCGAGCGACGAGCACCTGATCGTGTGCGCGGACGGAGAGATCGTCGGCAGGCTGCCGGCGCGCTGCAGCGTCATGCCGGGCGCCCTGCAGGTGCTGCACGCGGTCTGA
- a CDS encoding helix-turn-helix domain-containing protein, giving the protein MTDIFDFPPLEAPYVDIAQWRRDTTENFVPLDVHPLGSHPFRARASRVDVGSVSVFRIEHTASIVARTPALVRRGDTDLIKVSLQLSGEELIEQDGRVALLHPGDLAIYDTSRPYTLRFDGTTSLVVITFPHGYLDLPRDELAAVTATAFPLESPMGRVVNPFLVGLAQSLVELPAEQAQRLARTGLDLLMTLIRTQLKEGVPRDPRRQLLHELLGTIDQLLGDPDLSPAQVAAVHFISTRHLHAVFSERGITVAGWIRERRLEHIRRDLTDAQLADLPIARIASRWGLVNPAHFSRLFRATFGQSPTEYRAAASPEPAGVPREQAAASALR; this is encoded by the coding sequence GTGACCGACATCTTCGACTTCCCGCCGCTGGAGGCGCCGTACGTCGACATCGCGCAGTGGCGACGCGACACGACGGAGAACTTCGTGCCGCTGGACGTGCACCCGCTGGGCAGTCATCCGTTCCGCGCCCGGGCCAGCCGCGTCGACGTCGGTTCGGTCTCCGTCTTCCGCATCGAGCACACCGCGAGCATCGTCGCCCGCACGCCCGCTCTGGTCCGCCGCGGAGACACCGACCTCATCAAGGTCAGCCTGCAGCTCTCAGGCGAGGAGCTCATCGAGCAGGACGGCAGGGTGGCGCTGCTGCACCCCGGCGACCTGGCCATCTATGACACATCCCGCCCGTACACGCTGCGCTTCGACGGCACCACGAGCCTGGTCGTAATCACCTTCCCGCACGGCTACCTCGATCTGCCGCGCGACGAGCTGGCCGCCGTCACCGCGACCGCCTTCCCGCTCGAGTCGCCGATGGGGCGAGTGGTGAACCCGTTCCTCGTCGGCCTGGCGCAGAGCCTCGTCGAGCTGCCCGCCGAGCAGGCCCAGCGCCTGGCGCGCACCGGCCTCGACCTGCTCATGACACTGATCCGCACGCAGCTCAAGGAGGGCGTGCCGCGCGATCCCCGCCGGCAGCTGCTGCACGAGCTGCTCGGCACGATCGACCAGCTGCTCGGCGATCCTGACCTCTCCCCTGCGCAGGTCGCTGCCGTGCACTTCATCTCCACCCGCCACCTGCACGCGGTCTTCTCCGAGCGGGGCATCACCGTCGCCGGTTGGATCCGCGAGCGCCGCCTCGAGCACATCCGTCGCGACCTCACCGATGCGCAGCTGGCGGATCTGCCGATCGCGCGCATCGCATCGCGCTGGGGGCTCGTCAACCCGGCGCACTTCTCGCGCCTGTTCCGCGCCACCTTCGGCCAGAGCCCCACCGAGTATCGGGCGGCGGCCTCCCCCGAGCCGGCCGGGGTGCCGCGCGAGCAGGCGGCGGCAAGCGCCCTGCGCTAG
- a CDS encoding APC family permease has protein sequence MDTEAQHGVLKSNQLGVSAVVFLVLAAVAPLTVAIVVLPLAIGFGNGGGIPVAVIVVAIALLLFAIGYAQMSKELVNAGGFYAIAVRGLGRTAGLVTGLIATLGYNFFVAGALGTIGFFTGAVVLPALFGFEVHWFIAGLVLFAIVFLLARSGIHMSAAVLGVALVLETLILLVFAISVLIQTGFSLEAFTLALSPEILVGGSIWIAFLMVATAFIGFEATALFSEEAREPRKTIPRATYTAIIAIGVIHAITGWAIVSAVGVRDAQQAALDHLAAGDMTLVLLDTYLGPFLGMVALVLLVVSLFAAQLAFHNSAARYLYALGRARVLPRWLAKTNRNGAPERAQLANLLFAVVIAGIFALAVETGPDGAPLPPVLTLVPVGLGFATLAIMIVQTIAALAVVVHFRRRSDPRLWSTLIAPGLGFLALLGFSIGAVLNFTLVAGSEALYVRLMPWLLVLAVVGGVVYAAYLRSRKPAVYRGLDEDIERLDEVPAQG, from the coding sequence ATGGACACGGAAGCACAGCATGGCGTCCTGAAGTCGAACCAGCTCGGCGTCTCGGCAGTCGTGTTCCTCGTCCTTGCCGCCGTCGCACCGCTCACCGTCGCGATCGTCGTGCTGCCGCTCGCGATCGGGTTCGGCAACGGCGGCGGCATCCCGGTCGCCGTCATCGTCGTCGCGATCGCACTGCTGCTGTTCGCGATCGGCTACGCGCAGATGTCGAAGGAGCTGGTGAACGCCGGCGGCTTCTACGCGATCGCGGTGCGTGGCCTCGGTCGCACCGCCGGTCTTGTCACCGGCCTGATCGCGACCCTCGGGTACAACTTCTTCGTCGCCGGGGCGCTCGGCACCATCGGCTTCTTCACCGGCGCGGTCGTGCTGCCAGCGCTCTTCGGATTCGAAGTGCACTGGTTCATCGCCGGGCTGGTGCTGTTCGCGATCGTCTTCCTCCTGGCACGCTCGGGCATCCACATGAGCGCCGCGGTGCTCGGCGTCGCATTGGTGCTCGAGACGCTCATCCTGCTGGTGTTCGCCATCTCGGTCCTGATCCAGACCGGCTTCAGCCTCGAAGCCTTCACGCTGGCGCTCAGCCCCGAGATCCTCGTGGGCGGCTCGATCTGGATCGCGTTCCTCATGGTCGCGACGGCGTTCATCGGCTTCGAGGCGACGGCGCTGTTCAGCGAAGAGGCTCGCGAGCCCCGCAAGACCATCCCGCGCGCCACCTACACGGCCATCATCGCGATCGGCGTCATCCATGCGATCACCGGTTGGGCGATCGTCAGCGCCGTCGGCGTGCGCGACGCGCAGCAGGCCGCCCTCGACCATCTCGCCGCCGGTGACATGACGCTCGTGCTGCTCGACACCTACCTGGGCCCGTTCCTCGGCATGGTGGCACTCGTGCTGCTGGTCGTGAGCCTGTTCGCGGCGCAGCTCGCCTTCCACAACTCTGCCGCCCGCTACCTGTACGCGCTCGGCCGGGCACGCGTGCTGCCGCGATGGCTCGCGAAGACCAACCGCAACGGCGCTCCCGAGCGGGCGCAGCTCGCGAACCTGCTCTTCGCGGTCGTGATCGCCGGCATCTTCGCGCTCGCCGTCGAGACCGGTCCCGACGGCGCCCCGCTGCCTCCCGTGCTGACGCTCGTGCCGGTGGGACTCGGATTCGCGACGCTCGCCATCATGATCGTGCAGACGATCGCGGCGCTGGCGGTCGTCGTCCACTTCCGGAGGCGCTCGGACCCGCGACTGTGGAGCACGCTGATCGCGCCGGGGCTCGGGTTCCTGGCCCTGCTCGGCTTCAGCATCGGCGCAGTCCTCAACTTCACCCTGGTCGCCGGATCCGAGGCGCTCTACGTCCGTCTCATGCCGTGGCTGCTGGTGCTCGCCGTCGTGGGCGGCGTCGTCTACGCGGCGTACCTGCGCTCCCGGAAGCCAGCGGTCTACCGGGGCCTCGACGAGGACATCGAGCGGCTGGACGAGGTGCCGGCGCAGGGTTGA